A single genomic interval of Trichosurus vulpecula isolate mTriVul1 chromosome 6, mTriVul1.pri, whole genome shotgun sequence harbors:
- the KBTBD4 gene encoding kelch repeat and BTB domain-containing protein 4: MESPEEPGASTEENYFVNYTFKDRSHSGRVAQGIMKLCLEEELFADVTISVEGREFQLHRLVLSAQSCFFRSMFTSNLREAHNRVIVLQDVSESVFQLLVDYIYHGTVKLRADELQEIYEVSDMYQLTSLFEECSRFLARTVQVGNCLQVMWLADRHSDAELYAAAKHCAKIHLAQLQDTEEFLHLPHHLLTDIIKDGVPRSQNPSDAIETWVNFNKEERESFSESLRSSLKEIGENVHIYLIGKESSRTHSLAVSLRCAGDDSISVSGQNSLCHQITAACKHGGDLYVVGGSIPRRMWKCNNATVDWEWCAPLPRDRLQHTLVSVPGKDAIYSLGGKTLQDTLSNAVIYYRVGDNVWTETSQLEVAVSGAAGANLNGIIYLLGGEENDLDFFTKPSRLIQCFDTETEKCHVKPYVLPFAGHMHAAVHKDLVFIVAEGDSLVCYNPLLDSFTRLCLPEAWSSAPSLWKIASCNGSIYVFRDHYKKGDANTYKLDPATSALTVTSGIKVLLTNLQFVLA, translated from the exons ATGGAGTCGCCCGAGGAGCCCGGGGCCTCGACGGAGGAGAACTACTTTGTGAACTACACGTTCAAGGACCGCTCCCACTCGGGCCGCGTGGCCCAGGGCATCATGAAGCTGTGCCTGGAGGAAGAGCTCTTCGCCGACGTCACCATCTCGGTGGAAGGCCGCGAATTCCAGCTGCACAGGCTCGTCCTGTCGGCCCAGAGCTGCTTCTTCAGGTCCATGTTCACGTCGAACCTGCGCGAGGCCCACAACCGCGTGATCGTGCTGCAGGACGTGAGCGAGTCGGTGTTCCAGCTGCTGGTGGACTACATCTACCACGGCACGGTGAAGCTGCGCGCGGACGAGCTGCAGGAGATCTACGAGGTCTCCGACATGTACCAGCTCACCTCGCTCTTCGAGGAGTGCTCCCGCTTCCTGGCCCGCACCGTGCAGGTGGGAAACTGCCTGCAGGTGATGTGGCTGGCCGACCGGCACAGCGACGCGGAGCTCTACGCCGCGGCCAAGCACTGCGCCAAGATCCACCTGGCGCAGCTGCAGGACACCGAGGAGTTCCTTCATCTGCCCCATCACTTGCTCACTGACATCATCAAAG ATGGAGTCCCACGTTCCCAGAACCCATCAGATGCAATAGAAACCTGGGTCAACTTCAACAAAGAAGAGCGAGAGAGTTTTTCAGAATCACTCAGGTCCAGTTTAAAG GAAATTGGAGAGAATGTACACATTTACCTAATTGGGAAGGAATCATCTCGCACTCATTCCCTGGCTGTCTCCCTACGTTGTGCTGGGGATGACTCTATCAGTGTAAGTGGCCAGAACAGCTTGTGCCACCAGATCACAGCGGCCTGCAAGCATGGCGGTGACCTGTATGTGGTAGGTGGGTCGATTCCCCGACGCATGTGGAAATGCAACAACGCAACGGTTGACTGGGAGTGGTGCGCTCCCTTGCCACGTGACCGGCTCCAGCACACCCTGGTCTCTGTGCCCGGAAAAGATGCCATCTACTCTTTAGGTGGCAAGACCCTGCAAGATACCCTTTCCAATGCTGTTATCTACTATCGAGTGGGGGACAACGTCTGGACGGAGACCAGCCAGTTGGAGGTGGCCGTATCAGGGGCTGCTGGCGCCAATCTCAACGGGATCATCTATTTGCTAGGAGGTGAGGAGAATGACCTGGATTTCTTCACAAAACCTTCTCGGCTTATTCAGTGCTTTGATACGGAGACGGAGAAATGCCACGTGAAGCCCTACGTGCTACCCTTTGCAGGTCACATGCATGCTGCTGTACACAAGGACCTGGTGTTCATCGTGGCAGAAGGGGACTCCCTAGTGTGCTACAACCCGCTGCTGGATAGCTTTACCCGCCTTTGCCTTCCAGAAGCCTGGAGTTCAGCTCCCTCCCTCTGGAAGATTGCCAGTTGCAACGGCAGTATTTATGTATTCCGGGACCATTACAAAAAGGGGGATGCCAATACTTACAAGCTTGACCCTGCCACCTCAGCTCTAACAGTCACCAGTGGCATCAAGGTGTTGCTCACCAACCTGCAATTTGTATTGGCCTAA